In Desulfosalsimonas propionicica, one DNA window encodes the following:
- a CDS encoding acyl-CoA dehydratase activase, with the protein MITAGIDIGSITAKAALIHDGKLAGTSLQFTGYHAAKAGNAVLETLLGQTGIRRDDIDVIVSTGYGRNSVDFADKAVTEITCHGAGAHFIDPEIRFVVDVGGQDSKVIKIDTNGKVIDFAMNDKCAAGTGRFLEVMARALEADLDDFGRLSAEADAPAAISSICTVFAESEVISLISRGESRQNMIAGIHESVASRISAMARRVGVTPPVMMTGGVARNQGVVRSLESRMDVEIRVSPHAQLNGAIGAALLAARMQEQ; encoded by the coding sequence ATGATTACCGCAGGCATTGATATCGGTTCGATCACCGCCAAGGCGGCGCTGATCCATGACGGCAAACTGGCCGGCACTTCTCTGCAGTTTACGGGATACCATGCGGCAAAAGCCGGAAATGCCGTGCTTGAAACCCTTCTGGGCCAAACCGGTATCCGCCGGGATGACATTGATGTCATTGTGTCCACGGGCTACGGCAGAAACAGCGTGGATTTTGCCGACAAGGCCGTTACCGAGATTACCTGCCATGGTGCGGGCGCGCATTTTATTGATCCGGAAATCCGGTTTGTGGTGGACGTGGGCGGCCAGGACAGCAAGGTGATCAAAATCGATACCAACGGCAAGGTGATTGATTTTGCCATGAATGACAAGTGCGCCGCAGGCACGGGCCGGTTTCTGGAGGTTATGGCCCGGGCCCTGGAGGCGGATCTGGATGATTTTGGCCGGCTTTCGGCCGAGGCCGATGCCCCGGCGGCCATCAGCAGCATCTGCACGGTTTTTGCCGAATCCGAGGTGATTTCTTTGATTTCCAGGGGCGAGAGCCGGCAGAACATGATTGCCGGGATTCATGAATCCGTTGCCTCCCGGATATCGGCCATGGCCCGGCGGGTGGGGGTGACCCCGCCGGTGATGATGACAGGCGGAGTGGCACGCAACCAGGGAGTGGTCCGGTCCCTGGAAAGCCGCATGGATGTTGAAATCCGAGTTTCGCCGCACGCCCAGTTAAATGGCGCCATTGGCGCCGCCCTGCTGGCAGCCCGGATGCAGGAACAATAA
- a CDS encoding DnaJ domain-containing protein, which yields MNPFWVVLIIVLGLIYIISPVDLLPDFFPIAGRLDDLGLVALLIYYLKTGRWPAFISRIAGWFFGTGRSGAGNSRNQGRAAGGKQQAAGKKDPYAVLGLSPGASSQEIHEAYRRLAHQYHPDKVSHLGEEFQELARQRFLEIQEAYEALTGKTP from the coding sequence ATGAATCCCTTCTGGGTCGTTCTTATTATAGTGCTGGGCCTGATCTATATCATCAGCCCGGTGGATCTGCTGCCTGATTTTTTCCCCATTGCCGGCAGGCTCGATGATCTCGGGCTAGTGGCCCTGTTGATTTATTACCTGAAAACCGGCCGCTGGCCCGCCTTTATTTCGCGTATTGCCGGCTGGTTTTTCGGCACTGGCCGTTCGGGGGCGGGAAACTCCCGGAATCAGGGCCGGGCGGCCGGCGGCAAACAGCAGGCAGCCGGCAAAAAGGATCCCTATGCAGTGCTGGGCCTGTCACCCGGCGCATCAAGTCAGGAAATCCACGAGGCTTACCGCCGGCTGGCCCACCAGTATCATCCCGACAAAGTCTCTCATCTCGGGGAGGAATTCCAGGAACTGGCCAGGCAGCGTTTTCTGGAAATCCAGGAGGCTTACGAGGCCCTCACCGGCAAAACGCCTTAG
- a CDS encoding adenine deaminase C-terminal domain-containing protein yields MPTFPKSLTEMDAGTNDSFGNAAARLMDAALGKIPADLVVINARVLNVFTGELPENCGICVKDGKVAYVGTGVEEMADSDTHVIDAGGMTVIPGFIDGHTHMAASLVPEEFLKYAMTGGTTTIVTEVFEGYFAAGLAGVTDYLAACREQPIKIFATAPAMVSISSLSAGIDTEDLQALLSRPEILGMGEAYWQEVLQHPERYMAAFEMVRKSGKTLEGHTAGASEQKLAAYLAAGISSCHEPISAEEALSRLRQGLYVMIREGSVRKDLEAVSEIRHKNIDLRRAALVSDGITPEALSRSGYMETIVQKAIDLGFAPVDAIRMATLNVAEHFRMDLQIGAVAPGRDADFVLIPDISTICARCVVSRGKVIAENGKLLVSPRPHVFAQTAYNTVRLPRDLDAADFAVTAPDLEPVQRVRVMEMVTDLVTREKIMDLPVINGGIAADPENDIAKAAAVNFRQDPGRCFTGLVKGFGIKAGAMAASGAWDTSDLVAVGVNDADMAAAINRVSHNSGGIVAVKHGRVIGELALPVLGVMTEQPMADIIEANREIKSAASSLGIGFPDPVLSLLTLTGAAIPFIRLCEQGLVDLKTGQHLDLFA; encoded by the coding sequence ATGCCGACCTTCCCAAAGAGCCTCACTGAGATGGACGCCGGCACAAACGACAGCTTCGGCAATGCAGCAGCCCGGCTCATGGATGCGGCCCTGGGAAAAATCCCGGCGGACCTGGTTGTGATCAATGCCCGGGTGCTAAACGTGTTTACCGGCGAATTGCCGGAAAACTGCGGAATTTGCGTCAAAGACGGCAAAGTGGCCTATGTGGGCACGGGCGTGGAAGAAATGGCGGATTCGGATACCCATGTCATTGACGCCGGCGGCATGACCGTGATTCCCGGATTTATTGACGGCCATACCCACATGGCCGCATCCCTGGTCCCGGAAGAATTTCTCAAATATGCCATGACCGGCGGCACCACCACCATTGTCACGGAAGTCTTTGAGGGCTATTTTGCCGCCGGCCTGGCCGGGGTCACCGACTACCTGGCCGCGTGCAGAGAACAGCCCATCAAGATCTTTGCCACCGCCCCGGCCATGGTGTCCATCAGCAGCCTATCGGCCGGAATTGACACAGAAGATCTGCAGGCCCTGCTTTCCCGGCCCGAGATTCTGGGCATGGGCGAAGCCTACTGGCAGGAGGTGCTCCAGCATCCGGAGCGCTACATGGCGGCATTTGAAATGGTGCGCAAGTCCGGCAAAACCCTGGAGGGCCACACGGCCGGAGCCAGTGAGCAGAAACTGGCGGCCTATCTGGCCGCGGGCATATCCTCCTGTCATGAGCCCATTTCTGCAGAAGAAGCCCTGTCCCGGCTGCGCCAGGGACTTTACGTGATGATCCGCGAGGGCAGCGTGCGAAAAGACCTGGAAGCCGTATCCGAAATCCGGCACAAAAACATCGATCTGCGCCGGGCCGCACTGGTCTCAGATGGCATCACCCCCGAGGCGCTAAGCCGGTCCGGCTACATGGAAACCATTGTGCAAAAAGCCATTGACCTTGGCTTTGCCCCTGTGGACGCCATCCGCATGGCCACCTTAAACGTGGCCGAGCACTTCCGGATGGATCTGCAGATCGGTGCCGTGGCCCCGGGGCGGGATGCGGATTTTGTGCTTATACCCGATATTTCCACCATCTGTGCCCGGTGCGTGGTCTCCCGGGGGAAGGTGATCGCGGAAAACGGCAAACTGCTGGTTTCCCCAAGGCCCCACGTGTTTGCCCAAACCGCTTACAACACCGTGCGCCTGCCAAGGGACCTGGATGCGGCCGACTTTGCCGTCACCGCCCCGGATTTGGAACCTGTTCAGCGCGTCCGGGTCATGGAAATGGTCACTGACCTTGTCACCCGGGAAAAAATCATGGACCTGCCCGTGATCAACGGCGGGATTGCGGCAGATCCGGAAAACGACATTGCCAAGGCAGCGGCTGTCAACTTCCGCCAGGACCCGGGCAGATGCTTTACAGGGCTGGTAAAGGGATTTGGCATAAAGGCCGGGGCAATGGCGGCAAGCGGCGCCTGGGACACCTCGGATCTTGTGGCTGTAGGGGTCAATGACGCGGACATGGCCGCTGCAATCAACCGGGTCAGTCACAACAGCGGCGGCATTGTTGCTGTAAAACACGGCCGGGTGATCGGTGAACTGGCCCTGCCCGTTCTCGGGGTCATGACAGAACAGCCCATGGCAGACATCATCGAAGCCAACCGCGAAATCAAATCCGCTGCAAGCTCCCTTGGCATCGGCTTTCCCGATCCGGTGCTGAGCCTTTTGACCCTTACCGGGGCGGCCATCCCGTTTATCCGGCTCTGCGAGCAGGGGCTGGTGGACCTGAAAACCGGCCAACACCTGGACCTGTTTGCATAA
- a CDS encoding lipopolysaccharide kinase InaA family protein, with the protein MTLQRHRGYRFGSGRGLTRPQMDRLAEYFQMPPQNARGRLGGRTGAQTAEIKGLGKLIIKTYFRGGLLGRVIEKTYLGIGPCRGRAEFEMLTRIRAMGVRAPAPVAFASKGRFLQNTWLVTRQIENARTLSELAMVDEKAAEQIISAVAGQVRKLIQNRILHVDLHPGNILVNASGRVYIIDFDKALQTRDNAARLRQRYIRRWQRAVIKHELPLFLNPLFCDNLGG; encoded by the coding sequence ATGACACTCCAGCGCCACCGGGGATATCGATTCGGCTCGGGCCGGGGTCTGACCCGCCCGCAGATGGACCGACTGGCAGAGTATTTTCAAATGCCGCCGCAAAACGCCCGGGGCCGGCTCGGGGGCAGAACAGGTGCTCAAACCGCGGAGATCAAAGGGCTGGGCAAGCTGATCATAAAAACTTACTTCAGAGGCGGGCTGCTGGGCCGGGTCATTGAAAAAACCTACCTGGGCATCGGCCCGTGCCGGGGCCGGGCCGAATTTGAGATGCTGACCCGCATTCGCGCCATGGGCGTGCGAGCACCTGCGCCGGTGGCCTTTGCATCCAAAGGGCGTTTTTTGCAAAACACCTGGCTGGTCACCCGGCAGATCGAAAATGCCCGAACCCTTTCGGAACTGGCCATGGTCGATGAAAAAGCCGCAGAGCAAATCATTTCCGCCGTGGCCGGCCAGGTGCGCAAACTGATACAAAACCGGATTCTGCACGTGGATCTCCACCCGGGCAACATTTTGGTAAATGCCAGCGGCAGGGTCTATATCATTGATTTTGACAAGGCGCTGCAAACACGGGATAACGCCGCACGACTACGCCAGCGCTATATCCGCAGATGGCAGAGGGCGGTGATCAAACACGAACTGCCCCTGTTTCTCAACCCGCTGTTTTGCGACAACCTCGGGGGATAA
- a CDS encoding 2-hydroxyacyl-CoA dehydratase subunit D, with translation MTPAERFRSVWRDPAGYGRSVKQETGRSILGFFCSYAPVELIYAAGILPLRLFGTRGEISLADTHLQSYCCSLVRGGLEDALKGNLDFLDGAVFPHTCDSIQRLSDIWRLNAGFAHHFDAVLPVKLNTQSARQYMIDVLSGFCRELETAFGKQIRDADINAAICAYNQIRKQLKAVYALRSQKPGLFEPSAVHWIMTAAMVMEPAAFLRDITAFLDQIGSSAGDAPQTGRKRLMLAGGICTHPDVYDLLARAGADVVWDDLCTGARYFEGTIAEDAKDPLAAVADRYLSRSVCPAKHADITARGRHLVDAAREQGVDGVVFLQLKFCDPHAFDYPYLKQFLDSAQIPSLLIEIEDQPPPGEQLLTRLETFVDML, from the coding sequence ATGACTCCAGCAGAAAGATTTCGGTCCGTCTGGCGCGATCCCGCAGGCTACGGCCGCAGCGTAAAACAGGAAACCGGCCGCAGCATCCTTGGATTTTTTTGCTCTTATGCGCCCGTAGAACTCATTTATGCCGCCGGCATCCTGCCTCTGCGCCTGTTTGGCACCCGGGGGGAAATCAGCCTGGCGGATACCCATCTTCAGTCCTATTGCTGTTCCCTGGTGCGCGGCGGTCTGGAGGACGCCTTAAAAGGGAACCTGGATTTTTTAGACGGAGCGGTGTTTCCCCATACCTGTGACTCCATTCAGCGGCTGTCGGATATCTGGCGGTTAAATGCCGGTTTTGCCCATCATTTTGACGCGGTTTTGCCGGTTAAACTAAATACGCAAAGTGCCCGGCAATATATGATCGACGTGCTTTCCGGGTTTTGCCGGGAGCTTGAAACCGCATTTGGCAAACAAATCCGTGATGCGGATATAAACGCGGCCATTTGTGCATACAACCAGATCCGAAAGCAGTTAAAAGCCGTATATGCGCTCAGAAGCCAAAAACCCGGGCTCTTTGAACCCTCTGCCGTACACTGGATCATGACCGCGGCCATGGTTATGGAGCCGGCGGCATTTTTGCGCGACATTACCGCGTTTCTCGATCAGATCGGCTCTTCTGCCGGGGATGCACCGCAAACCGGCCGCAAGCGCCTGATGCTGGCCGGCGGCATCTGCACTCATCCGGACGTTTATGATCTGCTGGCCCGGGCCGGGGCCGACGTGGTATGGGATGACTTGTGCACCGGCGCCCGGTATTTTGAGGGCACCATTGCCGAAGATGCCAAAGATCCCCTGGCTGCCGTGGCCGACCGGTATCTTTCGCGCAGCGTGTGTCCGGCCAAGCATGCCGATATTACTGCCAGAGGCCGGCACCTGGTGGATGCGGCCCGGGAGCAGGGCGTAGACGGGGTGGTCTTTCTCCAGCTTAAATTCTGTGATCCTCACGCTTTTGACTACCCTTACCTGAAGCAGTTTCTTGATTCGGCGCAGATTCCGAGTCTGCTCATCGAAATCGAGGACCAGCCCCCGCCCGGGGAGCAGCTGCTGACCCGTTTGGAAACCTTTGTGGATATGCTCTAG
- a CDS encoding DUF6165 family protein encodes MKVEVSVGELVDKATIVHIKSERIHDPEKLRNINREFALLKTAMAAAGIDETSPQYLQLYEINSRLWDIEDAIREKERTKSFDDEFISLARSVYFNNDKRAAVKREINLACGSELVEEKSYQSYE; translated from the coding sequence ATGAAGGTTGAGGTCTCTGTGGGGGAACTCGTGGACAAGGCCACCATTGTCCACATCAAGTCCGAGCGGATTCATGATCCGGAAAAACTACGCAATATCAACAGAGAATTTGCTCTGCTCAAAACGGCCATGGCGGCTGCGGGCATTGATGAAACAAGCCCCCAATACCTGCAGCTCTACGAGATCAACAGCCGGTTGTGGGATATCGAGGATGCCATTCGGGAAAAGGAGCGGACCAAATCCTTTGATGATGAATTCATATCCCTTGCCAGAAGCGTTTACTTCAACAATGATAAGCGCGCTGCGGTCAAGCGGGAAATCAACCTCGCCTGCGGATCCGAGCTGGTGGAGGAAAAAAGTTATCAATCTTATGAATGA
- a CDS encoding HAD family hydrolase has product MKIDIPGYGILNLKYVVMDYNGTLAVDGRAVAGVDRALENLAGELELHVLTADTFGKAAAELKDMPCSLSILPAGDQSAAKRDYVRQLGAQNTAAIGNGRNDRLMLAESALGICVLLDEGACVETVNAADVLCPSILSALGVLASPLRIKATLRS; this is encoded by the coding sequence TTGAAAATCGATATACCGGGATATGGCATTCTGAATCTCAAATACGTGGTCATGGACTATAACGGCACCCTGGCCGTGGACGGCCGGGCCGTGGCCGGCGTGGACCGGGCACTGGAAAATCTGGCCGGTGAGCTGGAACTGCACGTGCTGACGGCCGATACCTTCGGCAAGGCGGCTGCAGAGCTTAAAGATATGCCCTGCAGCCTTTCGATTCTGCCTGCAGGCGACCAGTCAGCCGCCAAGCGCGATTATGTCAGGCAGTTGGGGGCGCAAAACACCGCTGCCATTGGAAACGGCAGAAATGACCGGCTCATGCTGGCCGAATCGGCCCTTGGCATCTGCGTTCTGCTCGATGAGGGGGCCTGTGTGGAGACCGTCAATGCTGCTGACGTGCTTTGCCCCTCCATTCTTTCGGCCCTGGGGGTGCTGGCCAGTCCTCTGCGCATCAAAGCCACCCTGAGAAGCTGA
- a CDS encoding radical SAM protein: MTSPSERNQKLSITPEKQGALEYIKISYPLRYGRYGEIRTPAHIFEFQPNGEIRTIAGRTGGWLTSAEWLKRTAGNDWQYFSAGGYAGALNYTGEYYVPCLPYQTNALFGTDAFERQEVVETFSAWHRLRRDLQQLDTTRLAEKQSAFVQRILEMNPQTLEHRGRRLHEIIGGPVTVLPPDCRHVEYDVIPVAISKGCLYNCRFCRVKSGRGFSVHPQQAVEAQLYELAQFYGANRINYNSIFLGQHDALHAGADPILFAARRAWDILEIGQSAMKDPRLFLFGSVDSMLAADPRLFAAVNELPFYTYINIGLESGDTATLSTLGKPLNAEKVTAAFDRMIEINQQYDRVEVTANFVIGADLPESHLPSILELTRSRLAHFYPKGAVYLSPLEHIGDKNRLLTRFNELKTRCRLPAYIYLIQRL; encoded by the coding sequence ATGACAAGTCCCTCTGAACGGAATCAAAAACTGAGCATCACGCCGGAAAAACAGGGGGCTCTGGAATATATTAAAATCAGCTATCCCCTGCGTTATGGCCGCTACGGTGAAATCCGGACCCCGGCCCATATTTTCGAATTCCAGCCCAACGGCGAAATCCGGACCATCGCCGGCCGGACAGGCGGATGGCTCACCTCTGCGGAATGGCTCAAGCGGACCGCCGGAAATGACTGGCAGTATTTTTCCGCAGGGGGTTATGCCGGAGCCCTGAACTACACAGGGGAATATTACGTTCCCTGCCTGCCCTACCAGACCAATGCCCTGTTTGGCACCGACGCCTTTGAAAGACAGGAGGTCGTGGAAACCTTTTCCGCCTGGCACAGGCTCCGCCGGGACCTGCAGCAACTCGACACGACACGGCTGGCTGAAAAACAAAGCGCATTTGTTCAGCGTATCCTGGAGATGAATCCGCAAACCCTGGAACACCGGGGCCGGCGTCTGCACGAAATCATCGGCGGGCCGGTCACTGTCCTGCCCCCGGACTGCCGCCACGTTGAATACGATGTGATCCCGGTGGCCATCTCAAAAGGATGCCTGTATAACTGCCGGTTCTGCCGGGTAAAATCCGGACGTGGTTTTTCCGTTCACCCGCAGCAGGCCGTTGAAGCCCAACTTTACGAGCTGGCGCAATTCTACGGTGCCAACCGGATCAACTACAATTCGATTTTTTTGGGCCAGCATGATGCCCTGCATGCCGGGGCGGATCCGATTCTTTTTGCCGCACGCAGGGCCTGGGATATTCTGGAAATCGGCCAATCGGCCATGAAAGATCCCCGGCTTTTTTTATTTGGCAGCGTTGATTCCATGCTGGCCGCAGACCCTCGCCTTTTTGCCGCAGTAAATGAGCTGCCGTTTTACACATATATCAACATAGGGCTGGAATCCGGGGACACAGCCACTTTGTCCACCCTGGGAAAGCCCCTGAATGCCGAAAAAGTGACAGCCGCCTTTGACCGGATGATAGAAATCAACCAGCAATACGACCGGGTGGAAGTCACGGCCAATTTCGTCATCGGCGCCGACCTGCCCGAATCCCATCTGCCCTCGATTCTGGAACTGACCCGCAGCCGTCTGGCGCATTTTTATCCCAAAGGGGCGGTCTACCTGTCCCCGCTAGAACATATCGGGGACAAAAACCGGCTGCTGACCCGGTTTAATGAACTGAAAACCCGCTGCCGCCTGCCGGCCTATATCTATCTGATCCAGCGGCTTTGA
- a CDS encoding 2-hydroxyacyl-CoA dehydratase subunit D, which produces MADNQKKHDPAKKAPKIQAVSRMKEIMTNYYIDAKTAREQGKKVAWITSGGPVEPLIAMDVIPVYPENHGAMIGASKMGAQLCEKAEEMGYSRDLCSYARADIADSVEKTGPIGGLPEPDMLVCCNNICGTVLKWYETAARYFNVPLFILDTPFVHREFSDSARKYVLSQIYEYIGFLETHCGTKMDYDRMEEVGRLSVEGTGLWQAVLDTCAHRPAPMTAFDAFFHLALIVTLRGTQTAVDYYRQLHDELNQRIANGVSMVPDEKYRLLWDNLPVWYKTRWLSEKFAAHDAALVADTYTSAWSGMLPDMNGQTFLEAMAETYTKVYINISIDMMFDIVANMIEKYHVDGMVMHSNRSCKPYSLGQYDLRQMIMDRLGVPTLIIEADMVDERAFSESQIDTRIDAFMETLKS; this is translated from the coding sequence ATGGCAGATAATCAAAAAAAGCATGATCCGGCAAAAAAGGCGCCCAAAATCCAGGCGGTCTCCCGCATGAAGGAGATCATGACCAATTATTACATTGACGCCAAAACCGCCCGGGAGCAGGGCAAAAAAGTGGCCTGGATCACCAGCGGCGGCCCGGTTGAGCCCCTGATCGCCATGGACGTGATTCCGGTGTACCCGGAAAACCACGGGGCCATGATCGGAGCTTCCAAGATGGGGGCGCAGCTTTGTGAAAAAGCAGAGGAAATGGGCTATTCCCGGGATCTGTGCTCCTATGCCCGGGCCGATATCGCCGACAGCGTGGAAAAAACCGGACCCATCGGCGGGCTGCCCGAACCCGATATGCTGGTGTGCTGCAACAATATCTGCGGCACTGTGCTCAAGTGGTACGAAACCGCGGCGCGGTATTTCAATGTTCCTCTGTTTATCCTGGACACGCCTTTTGTGCACAGGGAGTTTTCCGATTCCGCCCGCAAGTACGTGCTTTCCCAGATTTATGAGTATATCGGCTTTTTGGAGACCCATTGCGGCACCAAAATGGATTATGACCGCATGGAGGAAGTGGGCCGGCTATCAGTGGAGGGCACCGGGCTGTGGCAGGCCGTGCTCGACACCTGCGCTCACCGGCCGGCGCCCATGACCGCATTTGATGCTTTTTTTCATCTGGCCTTGATTGTCACTCTTCGCGGCACGCAAACTGCCGTGGACTATTACCGGCAGCTGCACGACGAATTAAACCAGCGCATTGCAAACGGCGTTTCCATGGTGCCGGATGAAAAATACCGGCTTTTGTGGGACAATCTTCCGGTGTGGTACAAGACCCGGTGGCTGTCTGAAAAATTTGCCGCCCATGACGCGGCTTTGGTGGCCGACACCTACACCTCGGCCTGGAGCGGGATGCTGCCGGACATGAACGGACAGACGTTTCTGGAAGCCATGGCCGAGACCTATACCAAGGTGTATATCAACATCTCCATTGACATGATGTTTGATATTGTGGCCAATATGATTGAAAAATACCACGTGGACGGAATGGTGATGCATTCCAATCGTTCCTGCAAGCCCTATTCCCTGGGCCAGTACGATCTTCGGCAGATGATCATGGACCGGCTCGGGGTGCCCACTTTAATCATTGAGGCAGACATGGTCGATGAGCGCGCTTTTTCCGAAAGCCAGATTGACACCCGCATTGACGCCTTTATGGAAACCTTGAAATCCTGA
- a CDS encoding PxxKW family cysteine-rich protein — MICQTTRKGMECAFMTADGCVYNGGTCYQIVESCNGCGRTVSYESGWYCSKCPEPEKKWKNGTCNLATHVSKAGADTKAAKINPIKASKRGAGKK, encoded by the coding sequence ATGATCTGCCAGACCACCCGAAAAGGAATGGAATGCGCTTTTATGACAGCAGACGGCTGTGTTTATAACGGCGGTACCTGCTATCAGATTGTTGAGTCCTGCAACGGCTGCGGCCGAACCGTATCGTATGAATCCGGCTGGTATTGCAGCAAGTGTCCGGAGCCGGAAAAAAAGTGGAAAAACGGCACCTGTAACCTGGCCACCCACGTGTCCAAAGCCGGGGCCGATACCAAGGCGGCCAAGATCAACCCGATCAAGGCTTCCAAGCGCGGCGCAGGCAAAAAATAG
- a CDS encoding glycosyltransferase family 9 protein translates to MLEPAPEKICLIRTSAVGDTVHALALANGLKQGFPHASLTWVLQTIPYEMVMHQPCVDQFVIFDRKSSAADWQKLIADLRSQRFDLAVIPQVSAKVSLISLFTPATIKLGFDWHRSRELHWLATNHHIPGRPMGHVQDQFFEFLEYLGIQNFTKTWDFCFTPEERKWQKAYFDRIDRPVAGFVIATAHRQKEWAPAGYARVMDAVKSRLGLEPMMIGGPSAREKQIAEEIAALCKCRPVIALEKPIRRTMMQLQGCRLVVSPDTGPLHIAVAMGVPTIGLYGYSNPRRCGPYRFHDLLIDHYNDPDAQHAPITRKTKPGRMQTINPEEVIEKIQYGLTAYPDPQNRPEMIK, encoded by the coding sequence ATGCTTGAACCCGCACCTGAAAAAATCTGTCTGATCCGCACCTCTGCCGTGGGCGACACGGTCCATGCCCTGGCTTTGGCCAACGGGCTGAAACAAGGCTTTCCCCATGCCAGCCTGACATGGGTGCTGCAGACCATTCCCTATGAAATGGTCATGCACCAGCCGTGCGTGGATCAGTTTGTCATCTTTGATCGCAAAAGCAGCGCCGCGGACTGGCAAAAACTGATTGCAGACCTGCGCAGCCAGCGCTTTGACCTGGCCGTGATCCCGCAGGTCAGCGCCAAGGTGAGCCTGATTTCCCTGTTTACTCCGGCAACAATCAAACTCGGATTTGACTGGCACCGGTCCAGGGAACTGCACTGGCTGGCCACAAATCATCATATTCCCGGCCGTCCCATGGGCCATGTGCAGGATCAGTTTTTCGAGTTTCTGGAATACCTGGGAATCCAAAATTTTACAAAAACCTGGGATTTTTGTTTTACCCCGGAGGAACGCAAATGGCAGAAGGCCTATTTTGACCGCATTGACCGGCCGGTTGCCGGATTTGTCATTGCCACGGCCCACCGGCAAAAGGAATGGGCCCCGGCCGGCTACGCCCGGGTCATGGACGCGGTCAAATCCCGCCTGGGTCTTGAGCCGATGATGATCGGCGGGCCCAGCGCACGGGAAAAACAGATTGCAGAAGAAATTGCCGCCCTATGCAAATGCCGACCCGTCATCGCCCTGGAAAAACCCATCCGCCGCACCATGATGCAGCTTCAGGGCTGCCGCCTGGTGGTGTCCCCGGATACGGGACCTTTGCACATTGCCGTGGCAATGGGTGTACCCACCATAGGGCTCTATGGATACTCCAATCCCAGGCGCTGCGGCCCCTACCGGTTCCATGACCTCTTGATCGACCACTACAACGATCCGGACGCACAACACGCCCCGATTACCCGCAAAACCAAGCCGGGCCGGATGCAAACCATCAATCCGGAAGAAGTGATTGAAAAAATACAATACGGCCTGACAGCCTACCCGGATCCGCAAAATCGGCCGGAGATGATCAAGTGA
- a CDS encoding endonuclease/exonuclease/phosphatase family protein has product MGNQMNLRVMTFNLRFENDRDGQNAWECRRAMVVRVIEKHAPDILGTQEGKWDQLMYLADNLPGYWIHMPGRQEDKKAQCPTLFVRKDRFEITGGRDLWLSKTPDVYMSKDWDSAFPRMMSYAELACREDEGRNICAVVTHLDHIGKEARFHQAKIIAEQAGRTRLPSLVMGDFNEEPEADVHQILTDPAVGLKDTWQQSGGGWGRDSFTSHGFTGIPQKSRIDWILASKEFSVDHVRIIKYQEDGFYPSDHFPYMADLRLSA; this is encoded by the coding sequence ATGGGGAATCAGATGAATTTGCGGGTGATGACGTTTAATCTGCGGTTTGAAAACGACCGGGACGGGCAAAATGCCTGGGAGTGCAGAAGGGCCATGGTCGTGCGGGTCATTGAAAAGCATGCCCCGGACATCCTGGGTACCCAGGAAGGAAAATGGGACCAGCTCATGTACCTGGCAGACAACCTGCCGGGTTATTGGATCCACATGCCCGGTCGGCAGGAAGACAAAAAGGCCCAGTGCCCGACGCTGTTTGTGCGCAAAGATCGGTTTGAGATCACGGGAGGCAGGGATCTCTGGCTGTCAAAAACCCCGGATGTTTACATGAGCAAGGACTGGGACAGTGCTTTTCCCCGGATGATGAGCTATGCCGAGCTTGCCTGCCGGGAAGATGAAGGCAGAAACATTTGTGCGGTTGTCACCCACCTGGATCACATCGGCAAAGAGGCCCGGTTTCACCAGGCAAAGATCATTGCGGAGCAGGCCGGACGCACTCGTTTGCCCAGTCTGGTCATGGGTGATTTCAACGAGGAGCCCGAAGCCGATGTCCACCAGATTCTGACAGATCCGGCGGTTGGTCTGAAAGATACCTGGCAGCAGTCAGGCGGGGGCTGGGGTCGGGATAGTTTCACCAGTCACGGGTTCACGGGTATTCCCCAAAAAAGTCGAATCGACTGGATACTGGCAAGCAAGGAATTTTCGGTTGATCATGTCCGGATCATCAAATACCAGGAAGACGGGTTTTACCCGTCGGACCATTTCCCGTACATGGCGGATTTGCGTCTGAGCGCATAA